The stretch of DNA aaaaagtgttaaatagactttaatcatatcatctactatgtatgctgagtttgtcgtatgttatgaggcatctttgcaagctttatggttaaagaatttgattttagagatacgactagttgatcctatttcctctcctatactaatctattgtgataataatattgttgttttcttttcaaagaataatgagattagtagtgcttctaaacatatggaaataaagtatctcactgtcagagacttggtcaagaaagaggacattgtcattgaaaattgcaagactAAGTCGATGTTAGCAGATCCTCTAACCGAAGGATTAAGTGCCATATTGTTTGATAACATGTTGTTGATATgggcattttataatcttttgttcctttgggttagtgggagtttcttgttttatcttttgagattatatttatatgtaatttacttgttgatgttatgaactactttgtgggccaatatacttttttgattattggatgtttatgctttcagttaggctttgttatattctcgagagtaattgaattgaaagcatgtagttcatatcttgttgtgattattgtattttaagtatatttactaaatgacaatgatattttgttggcttaatgtttcaagcaagtttagtgacacttacttatttattaagtagtgtatgtttaatttcactggcttatttattaagcatcacggtatcagtgaaattgaggactgataaggatattatgttattttaaattgatcacatgttgaacataattccttaccacactactagacttattgaccatgtcgatttaatactttggtatttgtgattatgaatgtcttttgttgagttaaaaacaatatgattgtcatagttcattatcaaaggttaaattggaccggtatgttgagatgctatcagagaactatcatttttaaagtggccacaaatgtttttctgttgttcaacccatgagtcgttttcaaacaaaattattttgatatataatatatatgtattaaaatcaatgtagcccaagtgggagaatgttagacttttatttgggcttacattaaattttattggttttattaaaacttgggttgattggatagttctttgctgtgttagcccatattgttggtgatcacttgttaatgggcttagcatctgtgtgtaaagtctaggtgaagcagaagtgtgggcttttctagttgactgaagcctttgatgagcaggcccagcccaactagggttttgtagctaagtcccctccttaactctataaatacatattgtctcatcacaattgtataccttttgataatcagataaataaactgcttctgatttagagatctagggaggaagacttagttgatagtattgcactatcaaagtggagtaactgttgtggatcaaacagagataattgctatggatcaatcaggtacacatacctaattattatatcttattattgtgttctatgttatatacaaatagatcttgggtttatcattaatttttctaacaccaACTGCTCTTGTCAATGCCTTTCAATGACCAAAACTTCCTGGACAAATACGAATCCAAGAAGAAGATTCGCTATGTGTCGTTGttatagggtttttttttttgagtcccATAATATGAcaatgtaataaaaatatattgtttCATGTGTTTCAAAGAGAAGTTCATGACATGTCATGACAATGATTCCTCTTTTTTTTGTTTGGGTTCCTATAATATGACAatgtaatgaaaaatttaacaaatttaaataaaatgatCAATATCTCAACATTGAAACATTGACAACATATAATATCTattcattaatataattattggtgcatTGATCAAAGATCACCAAAAGGCACCTATACATCATTAAAGCATTAGCAAAATGGACCCTATAGGTTAGTTGGTGCATTGTTTTAAGATCACCAAAATACACCTATACAATATTGAAGCATTAGCAAAATATAAGTTAAGACCTTATATATTTGTTGGTGCATTGTTTTAAGATCACCAAAAGGAACCTATACAATATTAAAGCATTAGCAAAATATAAGTTAAGACCCTATATGTTTGTTGGTGCATTGTTCAAAGATCACCAAAAAGACACCTATACAATATATAtccaaaagtaaaataaaactaatttctCTTCCAAAAGACTAATGCTAAATCAATAATGTTCCACTTGTTGATGACAATTAATGCCGAGATTGTGAACTCAAACATTTTCTCCTCTGTCTCACCTCTTTAGCCAGCTGCTTCTCCCTTCTCTTCCTCCTCTTATGTGTTTGTACAATTGGATTTCTATTTGGTGGCCTACCTCCTTTATTCTTTTGAACCCGCACACACATATAATCAATGTCAAATATAATACAAATACAAAACTTAAAGAAATGAACAAATAAGTGTTTAATATCAGACCTTTTTTGGTTTCTCTGGTACAGGTTTTTTGCATTTTGGGGTTGTGtggctagttttttttttttttttttttttttttttttttttttttttttttttaattttcatttggAACAATGTATGATTGCTCCTACTCTCccggcctttttttttttttttttttttttttttttttaactctaGTAGCTACAAGTGGATCTTTTTCATCAGCCCCCTTCTCCTTTTATTCTTTTGTCTGCGAGGAAGATTATTCTCACAAGGATGGAAAATTAGATAAGGCCTTTGTTTGGCCTCTTATAAAGGTAGACATGGGAAAATTTTCCCTGCATATACATTTGcataagtttattttttgtagtgactaTGAATGTATTCCCATTTTGCATGGCCACAAAATCATATGGCAGTTGATGCATGACCACAAAGAATCTACGTGAGCGCACTTATTTTTGTTCAGATCAACCATAAAAGCACAAACTTTTGACATTTCACTTCAAATAAGACAACATTTACTTTTATGGTAGATTACTTCCTAGCAACATCACCatttttatttacaatatttaCTATGTTGTTGTGCACTGCTTGCTTCTACTTTTGTATTCTTTCCTTTCTCCTATTAAATATAGACATTAACTAATATCTGATGGTCTCTAACAGTGTCACAATGAGCTTTTTCCTACCATCCATAATGGTCATGTTGAAACTTTTGCACATGTTCAACAAGATGTCACAATTGACACCCTCCTTGAAGTATGTCTTTGTCCACTCTGGTTTTTATTTGGCTGCCGACCAATTGTAAGTCCCTTCATTGATAGCCTTAATTTCTTGCATTCTCTAGTTAAAATGGGCAAGTATTGTGGCTCTAGTAGCTGCCCAAACTAGTTGTTTCAGTAATAGGCCAGAGAAGTCTTTCTTAAAGTTACGATACATGTGCCTAGCACAGAATCTAGTACCAGTGCTGTTGAAAATAGACTCAACAACATTTTGAAGATCTTTTTTTCCTATCACTCATCATGGAGAGTGTGCTTGTATCCCTTGATGTTTCCTTCTCTACAACTGCATAAGTAATGGGAAATATGAAACTCCCTTCATCTACAACAATTATTGCAAATAACACACTTTTATAGTATCCTTTTAGGAAGCAACCATCTAGCCTGTTAGTGACATGCATACTTTGTAAAAGCCTTCTTTGCATGCTTGCAGAAAAATGTAACatctttcaaaaatcattttcCCATTAATTAACTTTGTTTAAATCTTGGTTGTACTTACTTGATTTGTCTTCAAAATTTGTTTGTAGCAATCCTCTAATATGACATACTATTCTGCCATAAACCCTTCAAGGTCTCCCCTTGCATTTTCTCTAGCTCTATAGAATTGCCATGAAGTAACTTTATAATACTTGGTACCTTTTGTCATTTCAACAAAAGCTTTATAATTTATGTTAGGGTGTAGCCTAAACTTATCCATGAAGTATTTAACTAACCAATTCATATCAATATGCctgacaataaaaattaatgaacATTCAGTACAAGtaaaaacacataaaattaatacagtttttgaatttatatatagaaaatcaAAAGTGCCTATTCTCTAAATTTGTCACTTATTGAAGTGATCTTAAATTTCAACCCACTGCCCTACAATTAACTTTGAACTTCTAGTTATCATTGTGAATCATAATGTACTCCTTGCCTGTGTCTATGAAATTCTCCTTCAGTGTAATCCTCAAGATTTTGATGCTTCCAAACTCCGTGTTCAACTCAAACTTGAAATCATTATTCTTTGTTTAGGGATTGAACTCCAAATTTGAGGTATGAGTaccatcttcatcatcactGTGAAAACTGCATAGGTCATCACCTGACTCTATCCCATCATTGTCATCATCCTGAGGATCAATATGAATGTCATTTGCTTGGTTTCACCATTTACTTGGATCTGATGGTCCAACATGGTTCCTTTCCCCTATACTTATACTGTTGGATTAAACTCTTCTTCCACAAATTCAAAGTCACCATCACCTCTGGCTTGGGATTCTAAATTTGTTTGGGGTTGGAGTTAGGATTGAGGTTACAAATCTATTTTAGTTTGTGTGTGGGGTTGGGGTTCCATGTCAGGTTGTGTTTCAGGTTCTTGTTCAGATTGTGTATGGAGTAGGGGTTCCATGTCAAAATCTATTTCATGTTCTGGTTTAGTTTGTGTATGGGGTAGGGGTTCCATGTAAAAATCTATTTCAAGTTATGGTTGTGTTTAAGGCCATGTGTGATGAATTGCATCTGCCACAGGGGGTACCTGGTGCATCTGCCATAGGTTGTGTTTGGGGTTGTGATTGAACCTTTCTCATCCTCCTCAATCTCAACCTCAAGGGACTGAGGTTCCTGGAATCCAACcaccaaaaatattaaaaaatacagacaaaaccacaaaaaaaaaaaaataaccctTATATACAGACAAAATCACCCAAAAAAATCAGCCATATACCTCTTCAGGTAACTATCCATTCAATTCTGTCTCCATAACTTTAAGATATTGAGGTTCCGTGTCTAATGGTACCTTTCATGGTTCACAAAGTGCAACcagaattaataaatattattttcaaacaTATTTGACAtctttttctaaataaaattgaaaataacaaaaaatatttacacTAAAATTGTAACAGATTCAAAAACATTTACCTCTTCATTTGTGAGATTAGACGCATCACCACTGttatccaaaaaaaattgcCATTCCTACACTATGTTTGATATAATGAAAATGTGGAGGGAAAGAAAGAATAGTAGGGCGAGGAGTGAAAAGGAGAGTCAATTTCACTTATTTGGCATGAAATTTTTTGGAAAgaatagataaataaatgaatttagcCTCCCTATaccattttaaattttgtgttttgcaaaattttttaattagactttttattttgttaaatgacaaaatagatcctatattttctaaaatggtaaaaataggacattgagttcaattttcaacaattttattttttaatataacaaactttaagacaatttctaacacgaacatatacagaaaatgtaactatttttgtcataacatctctaaatcagattattattaagttttattatgacaaaaaatcagttcaaggttctatttatacaattttagaaaatataggatCTATTTAATCATGAGAAATTTACATACATTACTAACTTTTTCCAATTTATTACTTTTCTACTGTGACACGCTTATTGTTAcatttatactgttttttttttttattctgcaCTATATTGTCATTGATTCAAAgcttatatattatttgtgaGTTGTGACTTACACGTGTCTTCATGGGATTTTACCacttcattttttgattttttttttcaaaaaagctTTGATTAACGTGTGGGAGTCACTATTTGTGACAGTGCTCTTCTTTTTATGgggttttaatttattttaaaattatttttaaatatttcaaaaaagtATTGGTTTGACATGGGGTGTCAATTTGTGACCGTATGCTTTTTTTTGgagtttaaatttattttaaaattatttttaaatggttGTTGAggtgtatattattttttccaaaatattttatcataataataataaataaataaaataatgagtAGTTAGTGTCCCCCCacatcaaaatttaatttttttttttgttttattagagAGATTGATTGGGCGTGAGATGTGACAAAAGTgacatcttcttttcttttcttttttaatttaattctttattattttttaatatttaataattattatataaatctcACTTTCCAATATATTACTACTCATCTTCTTATATAAATAATTCATACACTTATTATCTTTTTTCTCACTATCTTCCTCCTTAAGTTCTCTTACTCTCTCCattaacatataaattttttattttatttcttgttcagttcttcttcttcatcttcttctcatttttttagtttttctaatttttagtcACACTTTTGGGGGGAAATAAAagagtagtttttttttattattttgattttctgATCTGTTCTTGCAAATATAGGTTCTGGTACTTCAAAGAACACCAAAACAAAAATACTCTCAATCTGTGTTGGAGAACTCCGACTCTGATTTTGAGTTTGAGCCAAAGTTCCAAAGTCTCCCAAATCtgataaggtttttttttttattgatcttgtgttgttttaggagttttttcaagttgattatatttccttttttttttttttttgcatgtcTGTTTTTTGTTAGTCCTATTTTatagttttctgtttgtttgactctgtgtcttgttgttgttttggttttattttgttaactcttaggGAAAGGGTAAATACCAAGTGAAGATTGTTCAATCAACTGATCTGTTTGAAGACATAATTAGGAAAAAGGTTGTCGAGGTgtgtcattttattattttagttttaatattttttatgcttgttttttatgttctttatttttttttgtgttgttttagttttgttttattagtgttttcttatgtttttttataggattgggAATCCAAGTACACCCGATCGGAATACTACCATTCCAGAGTTTTCTCATGcttgttttttatgttttttatttttttttgtgttgttttagtagtgttttcttatgttttcTTTATAGGATTGTCACATTCTCTTGAAATAATTATGTTCTTTTTCccattgtccattgctctttatgagaactagtatagattccatgtcctgtcattttttacaatatttcatttatgtggtatttttttcatattaaaacaacagtaaaataacactacaaaacagtaatttgtagttgatttagtaattttttctctttgccagattttatggttttttccTGGTGTTTCTATGATTCTGGTGTTGATTTGTCCGTCCCCAACCAGGAAGGAGAGGTGCCGTTTGTGTTTTGTTActgtttacagtataaaagtaaatatattgggcctggacagtataaaagaaataaaaatgggcttagacagtaaaaatgtaaagtttGCAGTGTcctagtatttttgaaaatatttggtaaaaaaatagtatttttgtaagtttccctttaatcatttaacaaaatagaaagttaacatttgcaaaacacaaagtctaaaatagtatttaccgaATTTCTTATTTTCAATTCTTTAGAAGAGTAAAGATTGAAgataagaacaaaaaaaattataaattaatttataattatcctTTAAAGTTTaaagaaatgaaaaatatatttcataatTGATAATAtagtaattttatatttaaaatttatatctacCATCTCCCTCTCCGATACCAAAAAATCATACAGCAAATGTTATCCATGGAACCATGGTACTCTTCATCCTTCTAACTCTCCTTCATCTCTACCAAACATCTGTTGAAAATTCTTGATGGTAATTGGCCTTGGGGAATGAATAAAAATGGTCACATCTTTTTTGCTGATGAGAACAACTCATCTGGAAAATAGATGAATGGACGAGTGTCTTAGTCATTCATTAGGAGAAGGGGTAGAAGAACAGAAGTTTAACTGTGACATGGAAGAGAGAATCTATGTCTGTTCTGTGTTgtgttatataaatatttatatattttatatatggggCCTCCAAGCTTCCGAGAGAGATTATTGAGagtgatgatgttgatgaatgatgatgatgatatgaAGAAGAACAGAGTCGAGATTGGGTCCTCCAAGGGTCCATGTGGGGACCTCCAATGTGTGTGTGAGTGGAGAAAATCAGTCGCTGGGAAGTGGAGACTGAAACGTCAAGCAAAACCAATACCAACACCATCAATCAAACAACACATCACTATCTTCCACCCACTCTCCCAACCAAAACCAGAGAAAGAGAAACGATGTAACATCATCacttatattattttctttctttcattccTACCTACTGTGTCATACCAACTCTTGACTTTCCAAGAAGCAATCTTTCTCATTTATTCTTCCATTGTAAGTTTTTCtactctttctttttcttaaatttGTTTTGTTCATAAAATAATGATTCTGCTTTAATTTATTGGTGCATCTTTGGAAATTTTCTTAACAACGTTGGAAAAACATAGATTTTTAGTGATTGATTAGCGCCATGTAGGAAAAAAAGAGTgagatttttttcttcttctttatcttGAGTTTTGCTATGAAAAATGGAAatgattttgtttttatttcattaattaatttgattggTCAACTTTTAAGTTTTTTGTTTAATTGAAATACCCACAGGAGGATTTTCTCCCTTTCTTTTTTCCCATGGATTCTTTTAATCACAGAAGTGGGTTCCGGTACAATCTCAACGCAGATACTGTAAGTGATGCCAATGGTGATTCTGAGTTTTCAGGGATTCTTGAAATCTATGTTCATAATGCTAGGAACATTCACAACATTTGTATCTATGATAAACAAGATGTGTATGCAAAATTTTCTCTTACTTACAATCCAGATGAGATCATCTCTACTAGAGTCATAAATGGAGGTGGTAAGAACCCTGATTTCAATGAGAATTTGAGGATGAAAGTCACTCAGCTTGATGCTGTACTCAAATGTGAAATCTGGATGCTTAGCAGGGCTAGGAACCTTATGGAAGATCAGCTTTTGGGTTTTGCTCTAGTCCCAATTTCACAAGTGATTAGAAAAGGAAAATTGTCCCAAGATTATAGCCTATCTTCCACTGATCTCTTTCACTCACCAGCTGGGACTGTCCAATTGACTCTTTCACTTAACACATCTTTGCCTATTAGTCCTTCCCTTAATCCGTTATCTGAATCTTCTGCTAATTCATCTATAACTTCAGAGGTTGTTCTGCTTGATAGAAAAATCTCGGAAGTGATCTTGGACCCAATTGAGTATTGTAGGGTTGAGTTCCCTGATATCAATGTAGTGAGGGAGAACCAACAAATGGTGTCTGAGTATTTTGATTTGGCAAGGCATGGCTGTGGTATCAAGCCTGGTTCTGGTGGAGTTGCCTCATTTCTTCATCTTGGTGCATCACCTCAGCTTGGTGATGACTATGAAATGACTTTAAATTCATCTGAGGAAACTATCTCACCTAATGGGAGCATCCAGAACTCTGGCTTCTTTAGTTCTACTACAACAAGTTTGAGTGATGATAAGAATTCAAGTGATTCAATCGAGAAAAGGAATCGCATGGTTGGGGAATCATCGAATTCAGGTAATGCATCTGTTACTACTACAGAAGCAGGAAACCATGGCCCAAGCACTTGTCCAGATACTCCAACTTCGAGAAAAGGAAGCGAAGCTAGAGATGAGAAAGAGTCAAAATTCTCATGTAAGGAAGAGGAGGaggacaacaacaacaacaacaacaacaacaaaggaGAAGGAAATTTGGGTTCTTCTCAGTTTGGCCAAGTGTTTTCAGCTCCACTTGGGAATATCAATCTAGAGGCTGAGCAGTCTGCAATGCAGCAACAAATAGTGGACATGTACATGAGAAGCATGCAACAATTCACTGAGTCTTTGGCAAATATGAAGCTGCCAATGGAGGTTGATAAGACAGAATGTCAAGATCGTAGTGAAGCTATTCAAAACCATAACAACAAATTAGAAGTTGACAAAAAAAAGGATGGATCAAGGGTGTTCTATGGTAGCCGGGCATTCTTCTGACCACTAATTGATGCT from Cannabis sativa cultivar Pink pepper isolate KNU-18-1 chromosome 2, ASM2916894v1, whole genome shotgun sequence encodes:
- the LOC115720469 gene encoding uncharacterized protein LOC115720469 isoform X1 produces the protein MGPPSFRERLLRVMMLMNDDDDMKKNRVEIGSSKGPCGDLQCVCEWRKSVAGKWRLKRQAKPIPTPSIKQHITIFHPLSQPKPEKEKRCNIITYIIFFLSFLPTVSYQLLTFQEAIFLIYSSIEDFLPFFFPMDSFNHRSGFRYNLNADTVSDANGDSEFSGILEIYVHNARNIHNICIYDKQDVYAKFSLTYNPDEIISTRVINGGGKNPDFNENLRMKVTQLDAVLKCEIWMLSRARNLMEDQLLGFALVPISQVIRKGKLSQDYSLSSTDLFHSPAGTVQLTLSLNTSLPISPSLNPLSESSANSSITSEVVLLDRKISEVILDPIEYCRVEFPDINVVRENQQMVSEYFDLARHGCGIKPGSGGVASFLHLGASPQLGDDYEMTLNSSEETISPNGSIQNSGFFSSTTTSLSDDKNSSDSIEKRNRMVGESSNSGNASVTTTEAGNHGPSTCPDTPTSRKGSEARDEKESKFSCKEEEEDNNNNNNNNKGEGNLGSSQFGQVFSAPLGNINLEAEQSAMQQQIVDMYMRSMQQFTESLANMKLPMEVDKTECQDRSEAIQNHNNKLEVDKKKDGSRVFYGSRAFF
- the LOC115720469 gene encoding uncharacterized protein LOC115720469 isoform X2; the encoded protein is MDSFNHRSGFRYNLNADTVSDANGDSEFSGILEIYVHNARNIHNICIYDKQDVYAKFSLTYNPDEIISTRVINGGGKNPDFNENLRMKVTQLDAVLKCEIWMLSRARNLMEDQLLGFALVPISQVIRKGKLSQDYSLSSTDLFHSPAGTVQLTLSLNTSLPISPSLNPLSESSANSSITSEVVLLDRKISEVILDPIEYCRVEFPDINVVRENQQMVSEYFDLARHGCGIKPGSGGVASFLHLGASPQLGDDYEMTLNSSEETISPNGSIQNSGFFSSTTTSLSDDKNSSDSIEKRNRMVGESSNSGNASVTTTEAGNHGPSTCPDTPTSRKGSEARDEKESKFSCKEEEEDNNNNNNNNKGEGNLGSSQFGQVFSAPLGNINLEAEQSAMQQQIVDMYMRSMQQFTESLANMKLPMEVDKTECQDRSEAIQNHNNKLEVDKKKDGSRVFYGSRAFF